In the Mycolicibacterium thermoresistibile genome, one interval contains:
- the hflX gene encoding GTPase HflX — protein sequence MTYPETPETPETVRTAEAPSVGELELQDRAALRRVAGLSTELTDVSEVEYRQLRLERVVLVGVWTEGTIADAEASLAELARLAETAGSQVLEGVIQRRDKPDPATYIGSGKARELRDIVVATGADTVICDGELSPAQLTALEKVVQVKVVDRTALILDIFAQHATSREGKAQVSLAQMEYMLPRLRGWGESMSRQAGGRAGGSGGGVGLRGPGETKIETDRRRIRERMARLRREIKEMKKVRDTKRHRRLASAIPSIAIVGYTNAGKSSLLNALTDAGVLVEDALFATLEPTTRRGRFDDGRPFVLTDTVGFVRHLPTQLVEAFRSTLEEVIHADLLVHVVDGADANPLAQIDAVREVLRDVHADHDAPPAPELLVVNKIDAASDLTLTQLRRALPDAVFVSAHTGEGLDRLRQRMSELVAPTETAVDVTIPYDRGDLVARVHSDGRVDATEHRADGTRIKARVPVALAASLRDFATV from the coding sequence ATGACATATCCCGAGACCCCCGAAACACCCGAGACGGTCCGTACCGCCGAGGCGCCCAGCGTCGGTGAGCTCGAGCTGCAGGACCGCGCCGCGCTGCGTCGGGTCGCCGGTCTGTCGACCGAGCTGACCGACGTCTCCGAAGTCGAATACCGGCAGCTGCGGCTGGAACGCGTCGTGCTGGTCGGCGTGTGGACCGAAGGCACCATCGCCGACGCCGAGGCCAGCCTCGCCGAGCTGGCCCGGCTGGCCGAGACCGCCGGCTCCCAGGTGCTCGAGGGCGTCATCCAGCGGCGCGACAAGCCCGACCCGGCAACCTATATCGGCTCCGGTAAGGCCAGGGAACTTCGTGACATCGTGGTCGCCACCGGCGCCGACACGGTGATCTGCGACGGTGAGCTCAGCCCGGCGCAGCTGACCGCGCTGGAGAAGGTCGTGCAGGTCAAGGTCGTCGACCGGACCGCCCTGATCCTCGACATCTTCGCCCAGCACGCCACCAGCCGGGAGGGCAAGGCGCAGGTGTCGCTGGCGCAGATGGAGTACATGCTGCCGCGGCTGCGCGGTTGGGGTGAATCGATGTCACGGCAGGCCGGTGGCCGTGCCGGTGGCAGCGGCGGCGGTGTCGGCCTGCGTGGCCCGGGTGAAACCAAGATCGAGACCGATCGTCGGCGGATCCGGGAACGGATGGCCAGGTTGCGCCGCGAGATCAAGGAGATGAAGAAGGTCCGCGACACCAAGCGGCACCGCCGGCTCGCCAGCGCGATCCCGTCGATCGCGATCGTCGGATACACCAACGCCGGCAAGTCGAGCCTGCTCAACGCGCTGACCGACGCCGGGGTGCTGGTCGAGGACGCGTTGTTCGCCACCCTGGAGCCGACCACCCGCCGCGGCCGGTTCGACGACGGGCGGCCGTTCGTGCTGACCGACACCGTCGGCTTCGTGCGACACCTGCCCACCCAGTTGGTGGAGGCGTTCCGGTCCACCCTGGAGGAGGTGATCCACGCCGACCTGCTGGTGCACGTGGTCGACGGCGCCGACGCCAACCCGCTGGCGCAGATCGACGCGGTGCGGGAGGTGCTGCGCGACGTCCACGCCGACCATGACGCACCGCCCGCGCCGGAACTGCTGGTGGTGAACAAGATCGACGCCGCGTCGGATCTGACCCTGACGCAGCTGCGTCGAGCCCTGCCCGACGCGGTGTTCGTCTCCGCCCACACCGGTGAGGGGCTGGACCGGTTGCGGCAGCGGATGTCCGAACTGGTGGCGCCCACCGAGACCGCGGTGGATGTGACCATCCCGTACGACCGCGGTGATCTGGTGGCCCGGGTGCACTCCGACGGCCGCGTCGACGCCACCGAGCACCGCGCCGACGGGACCCGCATCAAGGCCCGGGTTCCGGTGGCGCTGGCCGCCAGCCTGCGCGACTTCGCGACGGTCTGA
- a CDS encoding DUF4192 domain-containing protein — MPTSRTPDFNLNRPGELIAALPAVLGFVPEHSLVLVTVDDGELGCVLRIDLSDAPSIERLAEVAAAAAPAAAIAVIVDRAGAACGVCNDRYRQLAAELTDELARHGIELLAAHVVDRVAAGGRWHCADGCGAGGRVEDPSASPLAAAAVLDGRRLYTRRSELVAVVEPAPDRDPDLAEAITRTAERRGELRTDAQARRDVQDMIAAAGRIAAGSDIGEPQLCALACALTDGRVRDTLYALAVGDDAAIAENLWAWLARMLPEPWRTEALVLLAFSAYARGDGPLAGVSLDAALRGDPNHRMAGMLDTALQSGLRPERIRELALTGYRMADRLGVRLPPRRAFGRAG; from the coding sequence ATGCCAACTTCACGCACACCCGATTTCAACCTCAACCGCCCCGGCGAACTGATCGCCGCGTTACCCGCCGTGCTGGGTTTCGTTCCCGAGCACTCCCTGGTCCTGGTCACCGTCGACGACGGCGAGCTGGGCTGTGTCCTGCGCATCGACCTCTCCGATGCACCGTCGATCGAGCGGCTCGCCGAAGTGGCGGCCGCCGCGGCGCCCGCGGCGGCGATCGCGGTGATCGTCGACCGGGCCGGCGCGGCCTGCGGGGTGTGCAACGACCGATACCGTCAGCTGGCGGCCGAGCTGACCGACGAGCTGGCCCGGCACGGCATCGAACTGCTGGCCGCCCACGTGGTGGATCGGGTCGCGGCCGGTGGGCGCTGGCACTGCGCCGACGGGTGCGGGGCCGGCGGCCGGGTGGAGGACCCGTCGGCCTCACCGCTGGCCGCCGCCGCGGTGCTGGACGGCCGCCGGTTGTACACCCGCCGCAGCGAGCTGGTGGCGGTCGTCGAACCCGCGCCCGACCGCGACCCGGATCTCGCCGAGGCGATCACCCGGACCGCCGAGCGGCGCGGTGAACTGCGGACCGATGCGCAGGCCCGCCGCGATGTGCAGGACATGATCGCCGCGGCCGGCCGGATCGCGGCCGGATCGGACATCGGCGAACCGCAGCTGTGCGCGTTGGCCTGCGCCCTCACCGACGGCCGGGTGCGCGACACGCTGTACGCGCTGGCGGTCGGCGACGACGCGGCCATCGCGGAGAACCTGTGGGCGTGGCTGGCCCGCATGCTGCCGGAACCGTGGCGGACCGAGGCGCTGGTGCTGCTGGCGTTCAGCGCCTACGCGCGCGGTGACGGACCGCTGGCCGGGGTGTCGCTGGACGCCGCGCTGCGGGGCGATCCGAACCACCGGATGGCGGGCATGCTTGACACGGCGTTGCAGTCCGGGCTGCGCCCGGAACGGATCCGGGAGCTGGCGCTCACCGGGTACCGGATGGCCGATCGGCTCGGCGTGCGGTTGCCGCCGCGGCGCGCCTTCGGCCGGGCAGGGTGA
- a CDS encoding LysM peptidoglycan-binding domain-containing protein → MTVLDTRTRTRARTESRAGHPGRTEARLPGGRATSQRRTDAAAPILRPAPVSRRRPAHPRPGGAALRHRGTGVLVSRAPHRRRPITPAGTVALALVAAAITVWLGLVAQLGGVTATDAAVPTTVAVVQVQHGETLHQVAQRVAPDAPVAAVVERIRELNQLDSAALAAGQTLIAPIG, encoded by the coding sequence ATGACAGTCCTCGACACCCGCACTCGTACCCGGGCCCGCACTGAGTCGCGTGCCGGCCATCCGGGCCGCACCGAGGCCCGCCTGCCCGGCGGGCGTGCGACGAGCCAGCGCCGGACGGACGCGGCGGCACCAATCCTGCGGCCGGCGCCGGTGTCCCGGCGGCGTCCGGCGCACCCACGCCCCGGCGGCGCCGCCCTGCGCCACCGGGGAACCGGCGTGCTGGTCTCGCGCGCCCCGCACCGGCGGCGCCCGATCACCCCGGCCGGTACGGTGGCGCTGGCGCTGGTGGCCGCCGCGATCACCGTGTGGCTGGGGCTGGTGGCCCAGCTCGGCGGGGTGACGGCCACCGATGCCGCGGTGCCTACCACTGTCGCCGTGGTGCAGGTGCAGCACGGGGAGACGCTGCATCAGGTGGCGCAGCGGGTCGCGCCGGACGCCCCGGTTGCCGCCGTGGTGGAACGGATCCGTGAGCTCAATCAGCTCGACTCCGCCGCGCTGGCCGCTGGGCAGACACTGATCGCTCCCATCGGCTGA
- the sthA gene encoding Si-specific NAD(P)(+) transhydrogenase, with protein MGAKYDLIVIGSGPGGQKAAIAAAKLGKTVAVVERGRMLGGVCINTGTIPSKTLREAVLYLTGMNQRELYGAGYRVKDHITPADLLSRTRHVIEREIEVVRDQLTRNNVDLHTGHGRFRDPHTIVVEDAARAELTTLTGDYIVLAPGTSPARPQGVAFDERRVLDSDGILDLEALPGSMVVVGAGVIGIEYASMFAALGTRVTVVEKRASMLDFCDPEIVEALTYHLRDLAVTFRFGEQVTGVEVSPAGTVTSLASGKRIPADAVMYSAGRQGQTARLDLHNAGLEADDRGRIAVDDNYRTAVDHIYAVGDVIGFPALASTSMEQGRVAACHAFGEPVDQLPELHPVGIYAIPEISYVGSTEVELTRDAVPYETGVARYRELARGQIAGDSYGMLKLLVSTEDRTVLGVHIVGTHATELVHIGQAVMGCGGTVDYLVDAVFNYPTYAEAYKVAALDVANKLRTLDRLQS; from the coding sequence ATGGGCGCGAAGTACGACCTGATCGTCATCGGCTCCGGACCGGGCGGACAGAAGGCCGCGATCGCCGCCGCCAAACTCGGGAAGACGGTGGCGGTGGTCGAACGGGGGCGGATGCTCGGCGGGGTGTGCATCAACACCGGCACCATCCCGTCCAAGACGCTGCGCGAAGCGGTGCTCTACCTGACCGGGATGAATCAGCGGGAACTGTACGGCGCGGGGTACCGGGTCAAGGACCACATCACCCCGGCGGATCTGCTGTCGCGGACCCGACACGTCATCGAGCGGGAGATCGAGGTGGTGCGTGATCAGCTGACGCGCAACAACGTCGACCTGCACACCGGCCACGGCCGGTTCCGCGACCCGCACACGATCGTCGTCGAGGACGCCGCCCGCGCCGAGCTCACCACCCTCACCGGCGACTACATCGTGCTCGCCCCCGGCACCTCCCCCGCCCGTCCGCAGGGGGTGGCGTTCGATGAGCGCCGGGTGCTCGACAGTGACGGCATCCTCGACCTCGAGGCGCTGCCCGGTTCGATGGTGGTGGTCGGCGCCGGGGTGATCGGCATCGAGTACGCGTCGATGTTCGCGGCGCTCGGCACCCGGGTCACGGTCGTCGAGAAGCGCGCGTCGATGCTGGACTTCTGCGACCCGGAGATCGTCGAGGCGTTGACATACCACCTGCGCGACCTCGCCGTCACCTTCCGGTTCGGGGAACAGGTGACCGGCGTGGAGGTGAGCCCGGCCGGCACCGTCACCAGCCTGGCCAGCGGTAAGCGGATCCCTGCCGACGCCGTGATGTACTCGGCCGGCCGGCAGGGCCAGACCGCCCGGCTCGATCTGCACAACGCGGGCCTGGAGGCCGACGACCGGGGCCGCATCGCCGTCGACGACAACTACCGGACCGCGGTCGACCACATCTACGCGGTGGGCGATGTGATCGGGTTCCCGGCGCTGGCCTCCACCTCGATGGAACAGGGGCGGGTGGCCGCCTGTCACGCGTTCGGCGAACCCGTCGACCAGCTGCCCGAACTCCACCCCGTGGGCATCTACGCCATCCCGGAGATCTCCTATGTCGGGTCGACCGAGGTGGAGCTGACCCGCGACGCCGTCCCGTACGAAACCGGGGTGGCGCGCTACCGCGAACTGGCCCGCGGCCAGATCGCCGGCGACAGCTACGGCATGCTCAAACTGCTGGTCTCCACCGAGGACCGCACAGTGCTGGGCGTGCACATCGTCGGCACCCACGCCACCGAACTCGTGCACATCGGGCAGGCGGTGATGGGGTGCGGCGGCACGGTGGACTACCTGGTGGACGCGGTCTTCAACTATCCGACCTACGCCGAGGCGTACAAGGTGGCCGCCCTCGATGTCGCGAACAAGCTGCGCACCCTGGACCGTCTGCAGTCTTAG
- the nrdR gene encoding transcriptional regulator NrdR — protein MHCPFCRHPDSRVVDSRETDEGQAIRRRRACPECGRRFTTVETAVLAVVKRSGVTEPFSREKVIRGVRAACQGRQVDDDALNLLAQQVEDTVRATGSPEVPSHEVGLAILGPLRELDEVAYLRFASVYRSFTSAEDFEREIRELRAHRAASAEQKSN, from the coding sequence ATGCATTGTCCGTTCTGCCGTCACCCGGATTCGCGCGTGGTGGACTCCCGGGAAACCGACGAGGGTCAGGCGATCCGGCGGCGTCGCGCATGCCCGGAATGCGGCCGGCGGTTCACCACCGTGGAGACCGCCGTGCTTGCGGTGGTCAAGCGCAGCGGCGTCACCGAACCCTTCAGCCGGGAGAAGGTGATCCGCGGTGTGCGCGCCGCCTGCCAGGGCCGTCAGGTCGACGATGACGCGCTGAATCTGCTGGCACAACAGGTCGAGGACACCGTCAGGGCCACCGGGTCACCGGAGGTGCCCAGCCATGAGGTCGGCCTGGCGATACTCGGGCCGTTGCGGGAACTCGACGAGGTCGCCTACCTGCGGTTCGCCTCGGTGTACCGGTCGTTCACCTCCGCCGAGGACTTCGAGCGCGAAATCCGGGAACTGCGGGCCCATCGGGCGGCGTCGGCCGAGCAGAAGTCGAACTGA
- a CDS encoding proteasome assembly chaperone family protein, whose product MADHAESPEQHYQPEQSGMYELEFPAPKLSSEDGKGPVLVHALEGFSDAGHAIRLAAEHLKNTLTTELVASFAIDELLDYRSRRPLMTFKTDHFTRYEEPELNLYALHDTAGTPFLLLTGLEPDLKWERFVSAVRLLAERLGVRRVIGLGTIPMAVPHTRPVTLTAHSNNKELIAEHTAWVGEVQVPGSVSNLLEFRMGQHGFEVVGYTVHVPHYLAQTAYPPAAEALLAEVAKAGSLELPLAELAKAGAEVHDRINEQVEASPEVAQVVAALERQYDAFITAQENRSLLAHDEDLPSGEELAGEFEKFLAQQNRESNPDGFRDDGDTPGF is encoded by the coding sequence ATGGCTGATCACGCAGAAAGCCCAGAGCAGCATTATCAACCCGAACAGTCGGGAATGTACGAACTGGAGTTCCCGGCGCCGAAGCTGTCCTCGGAGGACGGCAAGGGCCCGGTCCTGGTACATGCGCTGGAAGGGTTCTCCGATGCCGGGCACGCCATCCGGTTGGCCGCCGAGCACCTCAAGAACACGCTGACCACCGAACTGGTCGCCTCGTTCGCGATCGACGAGCTGCTCGACTACCGGTCGCGGCGGCCGCTGATGACGTTCAAGACCGATCACTTCACCCGCTACGAAGAGCCCGAACTGAACCTGTACGCGCTGCACGACACCGCCGGCACACCGTTCCTGCTGCTGACCGGACTGGAGCCGGACCTGAAATGGGAGCGGTTCGTCAGCGCGGTGCGGTTGCTGGCCGAGCGACTCGGGGTGCGCCGCGTGATCGGGCTGGGCACCATTCCGATGGCGGTGCCGCACACCCGGCCGGTGACGCTGACGGCACATTCGAACAACAAGGAACTGATCGCCGAGCACACCGCGTGGGTGGGCGAGGTGCAGGTGCCGGGCAGTGTCTCGAACCTGCTGGAATTCCGGATGGGCCAGCACGGTTTCGAGGTCGTAGGTTACACGGTCCACGTGCCGCACTATCTGGCGCAGACCGCATATCCGCCCGCCGCCGAGGCGTTGCTGGCCGAGGTCGCCAAGGCGGGGTCGCTGGAGCTGCCGCTGGCGGAACTGGCGAAGGCCGGGGCGGAGGTGCACGACCGGATCAACGAGCAGGTCGAGGCCAGCCCGGAGGTCGCCCAGGTGGTGGCCGCGCTGGAACGCCAGTACGACGCGTTCATCACCGCCCAGGAGAACCGATCGCTGCTCGCCCATGACGAGGACCTGCCCAGCGGTGAGGAACTCGCCGGCGAGTTCGAGAAGTTCCTGGCGCAGCAGAACCGGGAGTCCAATCCGGACGGGTTCCGCGACGACGGCGACACCCCGGGGTTCTAG
- a CDS encoding PhzF family phenazine biosynthesis protein has product MGLDVTVLRVFTDPDGKFGNPLGVVDDAAVDPADRQRIATELGYSETVFVEVPQSGTNTAQARIFTPVTEMRFAGHPTVGAAWWLREQGRPIHTLQVPAGIVQVSYRDDLTEVSARAEWAPEFVIRELETAEELLAADPDEYPDDIGHYLWTWTDREHGQIRARMFANNLGIPEDEATGSAAVRITEFLSRDLTIVQGKGSIIETRWNPEGWVQIAGRVARDEIRTLD; this is encoded by the coding sequence ATGGGCCTCGACGTGACCGTACTGCGGGTGTTCACCGATCCCGACGGCAAATTCGGCAACCCGTTGGGGGTGGTGGACGACGCCGCGGTCGACCCCGCTGACCGCCAGCGAATCGCCACCGAACTGGGTTACAGCGAAACGGTATTCGTCGAGGTTCCGCAGTCCGGCACCAACACCGCCCAGGCCCGCATCTTCACCCCGGTCACCGAAATGAGGTTCGCCGGACACCCGACCGTCGGGGCGGCCTGGTGGCTGCGGGAACAGGGCCGCCCGATCCACACGCTACAGGTGCCGGCCGGCATCGTGCAGGTGAGCTACCGGGACGATCTCACCGAGGTCAGCGCCCGCGCCGAATGGGCGCCGGAGTTCGTCATCCGCGAACTGGAGACGGCCGAGGAGCTCCTTGCCGCGGACCCCGATGAGTATCCCGATGACATCGGGCACTACCTGTGGACCTGGACGGATCGGGAACACGGTCAGATCCGCGCCCGGATGTTCGCCAACAATCTGGGCATCCCCGAGGATGAGGCCACCGGATCCGCCGCGGTGCGCATCACCGAGTTCCTCAGCCGCGATCTGACGATCGTGCAGGGTAAGGGGTCGATCATCGAAACCCGCTGGAACCCCGAGGGGTGGGTGCAGATCGCGGGGCGGGTGGCCCGGGACGAGATCCGGACGCTGGACTGA
- the lexA gene encoding transcriptional repressor LexA, whose translation MSDSHDSPGAADTAGRRRAADSGLTERQRTILEVIRASVTTRGYPPSIREIGDAVGLTSTSSVAHQLRTLERKGYLRRDPNRPRAVDVRGVDDPAKPAVTTDVAGSDTLPEPTFVPVLGRIAAGGPILAEEAVEDVFPLPRELVGEGSLFLLKVVGDSMIDAAICDGDWVVVRQQNVAENGDIVAAMIDGEATVKTFKRSRGQVWLMPHNPVYDPIPGNEAAILGKVVTVIRKI comes from the coding sequence ATGAGTGACAGCCACGATTCCCCGGGTGCCGCAGACACCGCCGGCCGCAGACGCGCCGCCGACAGCGGTCTGACCGAGCGTCAGCGCACCATCCTGGAGGTGATCCGCGCGTCGGTGACCACCCGCGGGTATCCGCCGAGCATCCGGGAGATCGGCGACGCGGTGGGGTTGACGTCCACCTCATCGGTGGCTCACCAGCTGCGCACGCTGGAACGCAAGGGCTATCTGCGGCGGGATCCGAACCGTCCGCGCGCCGTGGACGTCCGGGGCGTCGACGACCCCGCAAAACCCGCCGTGACCACTGACGTCGCCGGCTCGGACACGCTGCCGGAACCGACGTTCGTCCCGGTGCTGGGCCGGATCGCCGCCGGTGGTCCGATCCTCGCGGAGGAGGCGGTCGAGGATGTCTTCCCGCTCCCCCGCGAACTGGTTGGTGAGGGTTCGCTGTTCCTGCTGAAGGTGGTGGGCGACTCCATGATCGACGCCGCCATCTGCGACGGCGACTGGGTCGTGGTGCGCCAACAGAACGTCGCCGAGAACGGCGACATCGTCGCGGCGATGATCGACGGCGAGGCCACCGTCAAGACGTTCAAACGGTCCCGCGGCCAGGTCTGGTTGATGCCGCACAACCCGGTCTACGATCCGATTCCCGGGAACGAGGCCGCCATCCTCGGAAAAGTCGTGACGGTGATCCGCAAGATCTGA
- a CDS encoding LGFP repeat-containing protein — translation MNGQWARTETALGRFAACLLAVATMTLAGLLSAPEAAATPEEDAGAAIGAAYDASGGPGGPLGPPDGGVYPIGAGFAQNYAHGKMFFTPQTGAHFMQGEILAKYESLGGPADSDLGFPTLSESPGRVGPDSRNVIFSAPDRPVIFWTPDTGARVVRGAINLAWDRLGGSAGVLGVPAEDEAYRGDVVTQRFSGGEISWNRKTREFSTVPPELADQLADLDVPQNPTAEINAARRAAGGALGPLGAKEGDEYPIGDDGVAQDFTGGTIFYSPATGAHVLTGQVLEKYRSVGGPEGDLGFPISGEHDGGAGGRMAGFAAADEPIIFWTPDYGAVIVRGAMKAAWDKLGGAAGELGVPVDDQTEDGDEITQRFSGGSITWNRSDGSFRTEPAGLAAQLTGLEVPGVEPPADIEEAPLAQSEDGGGPSRPGVGVGWLLVLIPVLVLAAALIGLTIWNRRRRYAGAGHLQSGQYDPEHHDSERYDPEHHDSERYDPERYDQGPDAFDSDVHDPGGYDTREDLDRRHETLSGDAAPQPSELFGLGTPPAQADFRGWGYTGDPATPADEARTATPPGELGDKAPPEPHRADSASAESGQTRTTAAATGGAETLGAPPDQLPGQDESTEPERETPSEDPFFEKDQDDVDTAPTPIVAPEAAEPRPSATRPDSETTGRHAAIDVDEPEYGQTALRLPADGDPRRPPEGYPIKARITDGLYWVPGSADYDEVDAEIWFASEELARTNGFVRSD, via the coding sequence ATGAACGGGCAGTGGGCCCGGACGGAAACCGCATTGGGGCGCTTCGCAGCCTGCCTCCTGGCGGTCGCGACCATGACGCTGGCCGGCCTCCTGTCGGCTCCGGAGGCGGCGGCCACCCCGGAGGAGGACGCCGGCGCCGCGATCGGCGCGGCCTACGACGCCAGCGGAGGGCCGGGCGGGCCGCTGGGGCCGCCGGACGGCGGCGTCTATCCCATCGGTGCGGGGTTCGCCCAGAACTACGCGCACGGCAAGATGTTCTTCACGCCGCAGACCGGCGCCCACTTCATGCAGGGCGAGATACTCGCCAAGTACGAGTCGCTGGGCGGGCCCGCCGACAGCGACCTCGGCTTCCCGACGCTGAGTGAAAGCCCCGGACGCGTCGGCCCGGACAGCCGCAACGTCATCTTCAGCGCACCGGACCGTCCGGTGATCTTCTGGACGCCCGACACCGGGGCCCGTGTGGTGCGCGGGGCCATCAACCTGGCCTGGGACAGGCTCGGCGGGTCCGCCGGCGTGCTGGGCGTGCCAGCCGAGGACGAGGCCTACCGCGGTGATGTGGTGACCCAACGCTTCAGCGGCGGAGAGATCAGCTGGAACCGCAAGACCAGAGAGTTCAGCACCGTCCCACCCGAACTCGCCGATCAACTGGCCGATCTCGACGTGCCGCAGAATCCCACCGCGGAGATCAACGCCGCCCGCCGCGCTGCCGGCGGCGCGCTGGGCCCGCTGGGGGCCAAGGAGGGCGACGAGTACCCGATCGGCGACGACGGTGTCGCCCAGGACTTCACCGGCGGCACCATCTTCTACAGCCCGGCGACCGGCGCCCATGTGCTCACCGGTCAGGTGCTGGAGAAGTACCGCAGTGTTGGCGGCCCGGAGGGCGACCTCGGCTTCCCGATCAGCGGAGAACACGACGGCGGCGCTGGCGGGCGGATGGCCGGCTTCGCGGCCGCCGACGAGCCGATCATCTTCTGGACCCCCGACTACGGTGCCGTCATCGTCCGGGGCGCGATGAAGGCCGCGTGGGACAAACTCGGCGGCGCCGCCGGGGAACTCGGTGTGCCGGTGGACGATCAGACCGAGGACGGTGACGAGATCACCCAGCGGTTCAGCGGAGGCTCGATCACCTGGAATCGGTCCGACGGCAGCTTCCGCACCGAACCGGCCGGTCTGGCAGCACAATTGACCGGGCTGGAGGTTCCGGGGGTCGAGCCGCCGGCCGACATCGAGGAAGCGCCGCTGGCGCAGTCCGAGGACGGCGGCGGGCCCTCCCGGCCGGGGGTGGGGGTCGGCTGGCTACTCGTGCTGATTCCGGTGCTGGTGCTGGCCGCGGCGCTGATCGGGCTGACGATCTGGAACCGGCGACGCCGCTACGCCGGCGCGGGGCACCTGCAATCCGGGCAATACGACCCCGAGCATCACGATTCCGAGCGGTATGACCCCGAGCATCACGATTCCGAGCGATATGACCCCGAGCGATATGACCAGGGCCCGGACGCCTTCGACTCGGACGTTCACGACCCGGGCGGATACGACACGCGTGAAGACCTCGACCGGCGCCACGAGACGCTGTCGGGTGACGCCGCACCACAGCCGTCCGAACTGTTCGGGTTGGGAACCCCGCCCGCACAAGCCGATTTCAGAGGATGGGGATACACCGGCGATCCGGCGACGCCTGCCGACGAGGCCCGCACCGCAACACCGCCGGGTGAACTGGGTGACAAAGCTCCACCCGAGCCACACCGGGCCGATTCGGCCTCAGCCGAATCCGGGCAGACCCGAACGACGGCGGCCGCGACAGGCGGGGCCGAAACACTCGGGGCCCCACCGGATCAGCTTCCCGGGCAGGACGAGTCCACCGAGCCGGAACGCGAGACACCTTCCGAGGATCCGTTTTTCGAGAAGGACCAGGACGACGTCGACACCGCGCCGACACCGATCGTGGCGCCCGAGGCGGCTGAGCCGAGGCCCAGCGCGACCCGCCCGGATTCGGAGACCACCGGACGGCACGCCGCGATCGACGTCGATGAACCCGAGTACGGTCAGACCGCGCTACGGCTCCCGGCCGACGGCGACCCGCGCCGGCCGCCGGAGGGATATCCGATCAAGGCCCGGATCACCGACGGGTTGTACTGGGTGCCGGGCAGCGCGGACTACGACGAGGTAGACGCCGAGATCTGGTTCGCCAGCGAGGAACTGGCCCGGACGAACGGTTTCGTCCGCAGCGACTGA
- a CDS encoding metal-dependent transcriptional regulator encodes MNDLVDTTEMYLRTIYDLEEEGVVPLRARIAERLEQSGPTVSQTVSRMERDGLLQVAGDRHLELTEKGRALAISVMRKHRLAERLLVDVIGLPWEEVHAEACRWEHVMSEDVERRLVKVLDNPTTSPFGNPIPGLSELGVVSTEPEDMNLVRLTELPAGTPVPVVVRQLTEHVQGDVELITRLKEAGVVPNARVTVQVNENKSVSIIIPGHEQVDLPYQMAHAVKVEKV; translated from the coding sequence ATGAATGATCTTGTCGATACCACCGAGATGTATCTGCGCACGATCTACGACCTCGAGGAAGAAGGCGTAGTCCCGCTGCGCGCACGTATCGCCGAACGGCTCGAGCAGAGCGGGCCGACGGTGAGCCAGACCGTCTCCCGGATGGAACGCGACGGCCTGCTCCAGGTCGCCGGAGACCGGCATCTCGAACTCACCGAGAAGGGGCGCGCCCTGGCGATATCGGTGATGCGCAAGCACCGGCTGGCCGAACGGCTGCTGGTCGACGTCATCGGCCTGCCGTGGGAGGAAGTGCACGCCGAGGCCTGCCGCTGGGAACACGTGATGAGCGAGGACGTCGAGCGACGCCTGGTCAAGGTGCTCGACAACCCCACGACCTCACCCTTCGGCAACCCCATCCCAGGGCTCTCCGAACTCGGGGTGGTCTCCACCGAGCCCGAGGACATGAACCTGGTCCGGCTCACCGAACTGCCGGCCGGCACCCCGGTGCCGGTGGTCGTCCGCCAGCTGACCGAGCACGTGCAGGGTGATGTCGAGCTGATCACCCGGCTCAAGGAGGCCGGCGTGGTGCCCAACGCCCGGGTGACCGTTCAGGTCAACGAGAACAAGAGCGTGTCGATCATCATCCCGGGACACGAGCAGGTCGATCTGCCGTACCAGATGGCCCACGCCGTCAAGGTGGAGAAGGTCTAG